A genomic region of Burkholderia humptydooensis contains the following coding sequences:
- a CDS encoding oxalate decarboxylase family bicupin: MTNLSRRKMLANTAGALAAAGIAVSAKAASFGNPDSPAEGAVNARNPQSLTDPGPQNPALMREFPSFQNPPATDINGMPIFWASFNNAHKRIQNGGWAREVTQDDFAISETISGVNMRLTRGGIREMHWHQQAEWAFMLDGRCRITVLDEQGLPSVQDVKAGDLWYFPPGLPHSLQGLGVDGAEFLLAFDNGRASEFNTLLVTDWIAHTPPDVLALNFGVPADAFKNIPLDNLWIFQGDDPGPLAAAQRASASSRGAPKHPFIFSMGDMKPNVKTRGGEVRIVDSANFDVSKTIAAALVTVKPGGMRELHWHPNADEWQYYIQGDARMTVFDTGPKAQTADFRAGDVGYVKKSLGHYVQNTGTTDLVFLEIFKAGHYAEVSLSDWLAHTPPKLVEAHLNIAPDVIARFARNRPDVVPA; this comes from the coding sequence ATGACGAATCTGTCCCGACGCAAGATGCTCGCCAATACGGCCGGCGCGCTTGCCGCCGCCGGCATCGCCGTTTCCGCGAAGGCCGCGTCGTTCGGCAATCCGGACAGCCCGGCCGAGGGCGCGGTGAATGCGCGCAATCCGCAGAGCCTGACCGATCCCGGCCCGCAAAATCCGGCGCTGATGAGGGAATTTCCGTCGTTTCAGAATCCGCCGGCCACGGACATTAACGGGATGCCGATTTTCTGGGCGTCGTTCAATAATGCGCACAAGCGAATTCAGAACGGCGGCTGGGCGCGCGAAGTCACGCAGGACGATTTCGCGATCTCCGAAACGATTTCCGGCGTCAACATGCGGCTCACGCGCGGCGGCATTCGCGAGATGCACTGGCACCAGCAGGCCGAATGGGCGTTCATGCTCGACGGCCGCTGCCGGATCACCGTGCTCGACGAGCAAGGGCTGCCGTCCGTGCAGGACGTGAAGGCGGGCGACCTGTGGTACTTCCCGCCGGGGCTGCCGCATTCGCTGCAGGGGCTCGGCGTCGACGGCGCCGAATTCCTGCTCGCGTTCGACAACGGCCGCGCGTCCGAATTCAACACGCTGCTCGTGACGGACTGGATCGCGCACACGCCGCCCGACGTGCTCGCGCTGAACTTCGGCGTGCCCGCCGACGCGTTCAAGAACATTCCGCTCGACAATCTGTGGATCTTCCAGGGCGACGATCCTGGGCCGCTTGCCGCCGCGCAGCGCGCGTCGGCTTCGTCGCGCGGCGCGCCGAAGCATCCGTTCATCTTCTCGATGGGCGACATGAAGCCGAACGTGAAGACGCGCGGCGGCGAAGTGCGGATCGTCGACAGCGCGAACTTCGACGTGTCGAAGACGATCGCGGCCGCGCTCGTCACGGTGAAGCCGGGCGGCATGCGCGAGCTGCACTGGCACCCGAATGCGGACGAGTGGCAGTACTACATCCAGGGCGACGCGCGAATGACGGTGTTCGATACCGGCCCGAAGGCGCAGACGGCCGATTTCCGCGCGGGCGACGTCGGCTACGTGAAGAAGAGCCTTGGCCACTATGTGCAGAACACGGGCACGACCGATCTCGTGTTCCTCGAGATCTTCAAGGCGGGTCACTACGCGGAGGTGTCGCTGTCCGACTGGCTCGCGCACACGCCGCCGAAGCTCGTCGAGGCGCATCTGAACATCGCGCCCGACGTGATCGCGCGCTTTGCGCGCAACCGGCCGGACGTCGTGCCGGCGTAA
- a CDS encoding ABC transporter substrate-binding protein, whose protein sequence is MKHLLSRLAASAALVVLPPVLAPAFSAQAATPPGIFVIATQLGEFTTLDPSEIYELVPSEYVANTYERLVRVDLRNPSKFEGRIAQSWSVGADGLAYTFKLRPGLKFHSGNPVTADDVAWSLQRTVLLDKGPAGVLADLGLTKDNVAQKVRKIDDMTVSIETDRKYAPSFVLNVLSADPASIVDKKLLLSHEKNGDFGNAWLKNADAGSGPYRLVKWTPNESLVLQRFDGYRAPYPMKRIVLRHVPEASAQRLLLENGDVDAARNLSPDSLDALSKAGKIEVASWPVSALLYLSLNTKNPNLAKPEVQEAMKWLVDYDGIQRNIVRTTYKVHQTFLPDGFLGALNANPYKQNVAKAKALLAKAGLPNGFAVTMDMPNDYPYVEIAQALQANFAQGGIKVKLIPGDAKQAIGKYRARQHDIFIGEWSPDYMDPNSNARGFAWNPDNSDNAAHKLLAWRNGWDVPQLTAKTDAALAEPSTAKRAQEYQALQKAVLANSPFVILFEKVVQVATRPGVTGPEIGPINDLVSYRTLKK, encoded by the coding sequence ATGAAACACTTGCTGTCCAGGCTCGCGGCGAGCGCCGCGCTCGTCGTGCTGCCCCCCGTGCTGGCCCCCGCGTTTTCCGCGCAGGCGGCCACGCCGCCCGGCATCTTCGTGATTGCGACGCAGCTCGGCGAATTCACGACGCTCGATCCGAGCGAGATCTACGAGCTCGTGCCGTCCGAATACGTCGCGAACACCTACGAGCGGCTCGTGCGCGTCGATCTGCGCAACCCGTCGAAGTTCGAAGGCCGGATCGCGCAGTCGTGGAGCGTCGGCGCGGACGGCCTCGCCTACACGTTCAAGCTGCGCCCCGGCCTCAAGTTCCACTCGGGCAACCCGGTGACGGCCGACGACGTCGCGTGGTCGCTGCAGCGCACGGTGCTGCTCGACAAGGGCCCGGCCGGCGTGCTCGCCGATCTCGGCCTCACGAAGGACAACGTCGCGCAGAAGGTCAGGAAGATCGACGACATGACCGTGTCGATCGAAACCGATCGCAAGTACGCGCCGAGCTTCGTGCTGAACGTGCTGAGCGCCGATCCGGCATCGATCGTCGACAAGAAGCTGCTGCTTTCGCACGAGAAGAACGGCGACTTCGGCAACGCGTGGCTGAAGAACGCGGATGCGGGCTCGGGCCCATACCGGCTCGTCAAGTGGACGCCGAACGAAAGCCTCGTGCTGCAACGCTTCGACGGCTATCGCGCGCCGTATCCGATGAAGCGCATCGTGCTGCGGCACGTGCCGGAAGCATCCGCGCAGCGCCTGCTGCTCGAGAACGGCGACGTCGACGCCGCGCGCAACCTGAGCCCGGACAGCCTCGACGCGCTGTCGAAGGCGGGCAAGATCGAGGTCGCGTCGTGGCCCGTGTCCGCGCTGCTGTACCTGAGCCTGAACACGAAGAATCCGAATCTCGCGAAGCCCGAGGTGCAGGAGGCGATGAAGTGGCTCGTCGACTACGACGGCATCCAGCGCAACATCGTCAGGACGACGTACAAGGTCCATCAGACCTTCCTGCCGGACGGCTTCCTCGGCGCGCTGAACGCGAATCCGTACAAGCAGAACGTCGCGAAGGCGAAGGCGCTGCTCGCGAAGGCCGGGCTGCCGAACGGCTTCGCGGTAACGATGGACATGCCGAACGATTACCCGTACGTCGAGATCGCGCAGGCGTTGCAGGCAAACTTCGCACAGGGCGGAATCAAGGTGAAACTGATCCCGGGCGACGCGAAACAGGCGATCGGCAAGTACCGCGCGCGCCAGCATGACATCTTCATCGGCGAATGGTCGCCGGACTACATGGACCCGAACAGCAATGCGCGCGGTTTCGCATGGAATCCCGACAATTCGGACAACGCAGCGCACAAGCTGCTCGCGTGGCGCAACGGCTGGGACGTGCCGCAACTGACCGCGAAGACCGACGCGGCGCTCGCCGAGCCGTCGACCGCGAAGCGCGCGCAGGAATATCAGGCGCTGCAGAAGGCGGTGCTCGCGAATTCGCCGTTCGTGATCCTGTTCGAGAAGGTCGTGCAGGTCGCGACTCGGCCGGGCGTCACGGGTCCGGAGATCGGGCCGATCAACGATCTCGTGTCGTACCGGACGCTGAAGAAGTAG
- a CDS encoding carbohydrate porin: protein MQSAPLTVRSIRDRRPAFRRTALACAWLFSSAAFAAASPDAQPEAPEADLAIHAQPATQWTGVWTRQNLLGDIGGLRPWLGKYGVTFSLQETSEYLANLRGGLKRGGTYDGLTTAAVTVDTQKAFGLPGGTFNASALQIHGRNLSQYNLGTLNTASGIEAQDTTRLWELWYQQSFLDQRVDVKIGQQSLDQEFIVSQYAATFVNTMFGWPALPSYDLPNGGPAYPLSALGVRVRGRITPSLTALAGVFDGDPLGNNPNNLSGTNFNLHNGTLFIGELQYALNQPADGQMDMGPSNALPGTYKIGVWYHNGRFADQQTDNTGLSLANPASSGVARAHHGDYSFYAVADQMVWRPDPTGAKSLGVFARVMAAPGDRNLVSVAANAGVVLKAPFEGRDNDSVGLALTYVKIGSHARALDEDFASFTGGPYGVRTSETTLEATYQYQVTPWWQLQADAQYTFNAGAGQNPSDPTQPLRNTFVVGLRTNITF from the coding sequence ATGCAATCCGCGCCGCTCACCGTTCGATCGATTCGCGATCGTCGCCCAGCCTTTCGTCGCACGGCACTCGCCTGCGCATGGCTTTTCAGTTCCGCCGCCTTCGCCGCCGCGTCGCCCGACGCGCAACCGGAAGCGCCCGAAGCCGACCTCGCGATCCACGCGCAACCGGCAACGCAGTGGACAGGCGTCTGGACGCGCCAGAACCTGCTCGGCGACATCGGCGGCCTGCGGCCGTGGCTCGGCAAGTACGGCGTCACGTTCAGCCTGCAGGAGACGAGCGAGTATCTGGCGAACCTGCGCGGCGGCCTGAAGCGCGGCGGCACCTACGACGGCCTCACGACCGCTGCCGTCACCGTCGACACGCAAAAGGCGTTCGGCCTGCCGGGCGGCACGTTCAACGCGAGCGCGCTGCAGATCCACGGCCGCAACCTGAGCCAGTACAATCTCGGCACGCTGAACACCGCGAGCGGCATCGAAGCGCAGGACACGACGCGGCTCTGGGAGCTGTGGTATCAGCAATCGTTCCTCGATCAGCGCGTCGACGTGAAGATCGGCCAGCAGAGCCTCGACCAGGAATTCATCGTCAGCCAGTACGCCGCGACGTTCGTCAACACGATGTTCGGCTGGCCCGCGCTGCCGTCGTACGATCTGCCGAACGGCGGCCCCGCCTATCCGCTCTCGGCGCTCGGTGTGCGCGTGCGCGGCCGCATCACGCCGTCGCTGACGGCGCTCGCCGGCGTGTTCGACGGCGATCCGCTCGGCAACAACCCGAACAACCTGAGCGGCACCAACTTCAACCTGCACAACGGCACGCTCTTCATCGGCGAGCTGCAGTACGCGCTCAACCAGCCGGCCGACGGCCAGATGGACATGGGGCCGTCGAACGCGCTGCCCGGCACCTACAAGATCGGCGTCTGGTATCACAACGGCCGCTTCGCCGACCAGCAGACCGACAACACGGGCCTGTCGCTCGCGAATCCGGCATCTAGCGGCGTCGCGCGCGCGCATCACGGCGACTACAGCTTCTACGCGGTCGCCGACCAGATGGTCTGGCGGCCGGACCCGACGGGCGCGAAGAGCCTCGGCGTGTTCGCGCGCGTGATGGCCGCGCCCGGCGACCGCAATCTCGTCAGCGTCGCGGCGAACGCAGGCGTCGTGCTGAAGGCGCCGTTCGAGGGCCGCGACAACGACAGCGTCGGGCTCGCGCTCACCTACGTCAAGATCGGCTCGCATGCGCGCGCGCTCGACGAAGACTTCGCGAGCTTCACGGGCGGCCCGTACGGCGTGCGCACGAGCGAGACGACGCTCGAGGCGACGTACCAGTACCAGGTCACGCCCTGGTGGCAACTGCAGGCGGATGCGCAATACACGTTCAACGCCGGCGCGGGCCAGAACCCGAGCGATCCGACGCAGCCGCTGCGCAACACGTTCGTCGTCGGGCTGCGCACCAACATCACGTTCTGA
- the efeB gene encoding iron uptake transporter deferrochelatase/peroxidase subunit, with translation MTDDLHSPSRPARRGFLKAGGAAVAASLAAAAAPAAHAAHAGAQPAAAAAHDAIEPFHGDHQGGIVTPQQSHAYFAAFDLTAGTRADLIALLKTWTDAAARLARGDTAQPLANASAASATAADDDKPPVDSGDALGLGAANLTITFGFGPGVFMQNGKDRYGLAHRRPAALVDLPRFNGDQLLPEKTGGDLFVQACANDPQVAFHAVRQLARLGANATRIRWGQAGFLSGRPGETPRNLMGFKDGTMNPPRSDPAAMNQFVWAGDEGPAWMKGGTYTVVRRIRITLEHWDGTELGFQEQVVGRHKYSGAPLGKRNEFEPLDLDAADKDGNPVIPDNAHARLASPQANNGAQILRRAYSYNDSTNFYIERWPPWRQQTEYDAGLMFVAHQRDPRTGFIPINEKLAKLDIMNQFTTHVGSAIFACPPGARPGSYIGAALFEA, from the coding sequence ATGACAGACGATCTCCATTCCCCTTCGCGCCCCGCTCGGCGCGGCTTTCTGAAAGCGGGCGGCGCGGCGGTGGCGGCGAGCCTCGCGGCGGCCGCGGCACCTGCGGCGCATGCCGCGCACGCGGGCGCGCAGCCCGCCGCGGCGGCCGCGCACGACGCGATCGAGCCGTTCCACGGCGATCATCAGGGCGGCATCGTGACGCCGCAGCAAAGCCACGCGTACTTCGCCGCATTCGATCTGACGGCCGGCACGCGCGCCGACCTGATCGCGCTGCTGAAAACATGGACCGACGCGGCCGCGCGTCTTGCGCGCGGCGACACCGCGCAGCCGCTCGCGAACGCTTCGGCCGCCTCGGCCACTGCGGCCGACGACGACAAGCCGCCCGTCGACTCGGGCGACGCGCTCGGCCTCGGCGCGGCGAACCTGACGATCACGTTCGGCTTCGGCCCGGGCGTTTTCATGCAGAACGGCAAGGATCGCTACGGGCTCGCGCATCGGCGGCCCGCCGCGCTCGTCGATCTGCCGCGCTTCAACGGCGATCAGTTGCTGCCGGAAAAAACGGGCGGCGACCTGTTCGTGCAGGCGTGCGCGAACGATCCGCAAGTCGCGTTTCATGCGGTGCGGCAGCTCGCGCGCCTCGGCGCGAACGCGACGCGCATCCGCTGGGGGCAGGCGGGCTTCCTCTCGGGCCGGCCCGGCGAAACGCCGCGCAACCTGATGGGCTTCAAGGACGGCACGATGAATCCGCCGAGATCCGATCCCGCCGCGATGAACCAGTTCGTCTGGGCGGGCGACGAAGGCCCCGCATGGATGAAGGGCGGCACGTACACGGTGGTGCGCCGCATCCGCATCACGCTCGAGCATTGGGACGGGACCGAGCTCGGCTTCCAGGAGCAGGTCGTCGGCCGTCACAAGTACAGCGGCGCGCCGCTCGGCAAACGGAACGAATTCGAGCCGCTCGATCTCGACGCGGCCGACAAGGACGGCAACCCCGTGATTCCGGACAACGCGCATGCGCGCCTCGCGTCGCCGCAGGCGAACAACGGCGCGCAGATCCTGCGCCGCGCGTATTCGTACAACGACAGCACGAACTTCTACATCGAGCGCTGGCCGCCGTGGCGGCAGCAGACCGAATACGACGCGGGGCTGATGTTCGTCGCGCATCAGCGCGATCCGCGCACGGGCTTCATTCCGATCAACGAGAAGCTCGCGAAGCTCGACATCATGAACCAGTTCACGACGCACGTCGGCAGCGCGATTTTCGCGTGCCCGCCCGGCGCGCGGCCCGGCTCGTACATCGGCGCCGCGCTGTTCGAGGCGTGA
- a CDS encoding iron ABC transporter substrate-binding protein has protein sequence MNTRHIARALRRRAATAAIAAAAVALAAAAPLASAATLTLYSAQHEQVVNQLVKDFEAQTGITVKVRTGEGPALAAQLVAEGDRTPADVYFTENSPELVLLAEKGLLAKTDAATLAAVPARFSSPDGDWVGVLARENVLIYNTAKIQPRQLPASLVDLAKPEWKGKVGIAPSDADFLPLVSGMLALKGEAQTLQWLKGLKANAQIFDDDEGVTAAVNRGAVATGIVNNYYWARLHAELGDKSTRSAMFHFANGDVGGLVNVSGAAVMKASKHGADAQKFVAYLVGERAQSLMAKGRISFEYPLRPGVAPDPVLKPFDQLSPPAITLKQLGDDSQAGKLLREAGLL, from the coding sequence ATGAACACACGTCACATCGCCCGCGCGCTGCGCCGCCGGGCCGCAACCGCAGCGATCGCCGCCGCGGCCGTCGCGCTCGCGGCGGCCGCGCCGCTCGCATCGGCCGCCACGCTCACGCTCTACAGCGCGCAGCACGAGCAGGTGGTCAACCAGCTCGTGAAGGACTTCGAAGCGCAAACCGGCATCACCGTCAAGGTGCGCACGGGCGAAGGCCCGGCGCTCGCCGCGCAACTCGTCGCCGAGGGCGACAGGACGCCCGCTGACGTCTATTTCACCGAAAACTCGCCGGAGCTGGTGCTGCTCGCCGAAAAGGGGTTGCTCGCGAAGACCGACGCCGCGACGCTCGCCGCCGTGCCCGCGCGCTTCAGCTCGCCCGACGGCGACTGGGTCGGCGTGCTCGCGCGCGAGAACGTGCTGATCTACAACACCGCGAAGATCCAGCCGCGGCAGTTGCCGGCGTCGCTCGTCGATCTCGCGAAGCCCGAATGGAAAGGCAAGGTCGGCATCGCGCCGAGCGACGCCGACTTCCTGCCGCTCGTGAGCGGCATGCTCGCGCTGAAGGGCGAAGCGCAGACGCTGCAGTGGCTGAAGGGTCTGAAAGCCAACGCGCAGATCTTCGACGACGACGAGGGCGTGACGGCCGCCGTGAACCGCGGCGCGGTCGCAACGGGCATCGTCAACAATTACTACTGGGCGCGCCTGCACGCCGAGCTCGGCGACAAATCGACCCGCAGCGCAATGTTCCACTTCGCGAACGGCGACGTCGGCGGCCTCGTCAACGTATCGGGCGCGGCCGTGATGAAGGCGTCGAAGCATGGCGCCGACGCGCAGAAGTTCGTTGCGTACCTCGTCGGCGAGCGCGCGCAGAGCCTGATGGCGAAAGGACGCATCAGCTTCGAATACCCGCTGCGCCCGGGCGTCGCGCCCGATCCGGTCCTCAAGCCGTTCGATCAGTTGAGCCCGCCCGCGATCACGCTCAAGCAGCTCGGCGACGACAGCCAGGCGGGCAAGCTGCTGCGCGAGGCCGGGCTTCTCTGA
- a CDS encoding ABC transporter permease, translating into MSDVVTGARSAAPHPARGRARRRAPRALVAAAALGPLAVLLPIAFTAYRAAGLGANDMSELLFRPIVGELLGNTLAITLAATLACAVLGTAVAWLVERTDLPARKGWAALAAAPLAVPPFVTSYAWVSISLDLQDFLGALIVLASSYFPLVYLPVAAALRGLDPALEESARTLGCRPAQVFLRVVLPQLRPALLGGMLLVALGVLSEFGAFALLRFRTFTTEIYAEYRVDFDGGGASLLGCALIALCLVCVALEFRVRGRARYDATHRGTRRAAHRYALGAWRWCAVAGLAALAGATLAVPLATIGYWLTQQGAAAVTPADVSPGLLWRATLASTGYGLLAAVLTTALALPLGFLSVRHPGRIATALERLAFVAQGMPGIVVALAIVSLTVRLMQPLYQSAPMLIAAYAILFLPLALVGARAALAQAQPRLEETARALGLTWAQTAWRVLLPLAAPGLGAAATMVFISVVTELNATILLSPIGTRTLATQVWSDTSTLAFAAAAPYAALLVALSLAAAALLFVLLGGARAAGRRRMTFKFSAKP; encoded by the coding sequence ATGAGCGACGTCGTCACCGGCGCGCGGTCCGCCGCGCCGCATCCGGCCCGCGGCCGCGCGCGTCGCCGGGCGCCGCGCGCGCTCGTCGCCGCGGCAGCGCTCGGCCCGCTCGCCGTGCTGCTGCCGATCGCGTTCACCGCGTATCGCGCGGCGGGGCTCGGCGCGAACGACATGAGCGAGCTGCTGTTCCGCCCGATCGTCGGCGAGCTGCTCGGCAACACGCTCGCGATCACGCTGGCCGCGACGCTCGCGTGCGCGGTGCTCGGCACGGCCGTCGCATGGCTCGTCGAGCGCACCGACCTGCCCGCGCGCAAAGGATGGGCCGCGCTCGCCGCGGCGCCCCTCGCCGTGCCGCCCTTCGTCACGAGCTACGCGTGGGTGTCGATCAGCCTCGACTTGCAGGATTTTCTCGGCGCGTTGATCGTGCTCGCGTCGTCGTACTTTCCGCTCGTCTATCTGCCGGTGGCCGCGGCGCTGCGCGGCCTCGATCCGGCGCTCGAGGAAAGCGCGCGCACGCTCGGCTGCCGGCCCGCGCAAGTCTTCTTGCGCGTCGTGCTGCCGCAACTGCGGCCTGCGCTGCTGGGCGGGATGCTGCTCGTCGCGCTCGGCGTGCTGTCCGAGTTCGGCGCATTTGCGCTGCTGCGCTTTCGCACGTTCACGACCGAGATCTACGCCGAGTATCGCGTGGACTTCGACGGCGGCGGCGCGTCGCTGCTCGGCTGCGCGCTGATCGCGCTGTGTCTTGTCTGCGTCGCGCTCGAGTTCCGCGTGCGCGGCCGCGCCCGCTACGACGCGACGCACCGCGGCACGCGCCGCGCCGCGCATCGCTACGCGCTCGGCGCGTGGCGCTGGTGCGCCGTCGCGGGGCTCGCGGCGCTCGCCGGCGCAACGCTCGCCGTGCCGCTCGCGACGATCGGCTACTGGCTCACGCAGCAAGGCGCGGCCGCCGTCACGCCCGCCGACGTGTCGCCCGGGCTGCTGTGGCGTGCGACGCTCGCGTCGACCGGCTACGGGCTCCTGGCCGCCGTGCTCACGACGGCGCTCGCGCTGCCGCTCGGGTTCCTGTCAGTGCGTCATCCGGGACGCATCGCGACCGCGCTCGAACGCCTCGCGTTCGTCGCGCAAGGCATGCCCGGCATCGTCGTCGCGCTCGCGATCGTCTCGTTGACCGTGCGGCTGATGCAGCCGCTTTATCAGAGCGCGCCGATGCTGATCGCCGCTTACGCGATCCTGTTTCTGCCGCTTGCGCTCGTCGGCGCGCGCGCGGCGCTCGCGCAGGCGCAGCCCCGTCTCGAGGAAACCGCGCGCGCGCTCGGCCTCACCTGGGCGCAAACCGCGTGGCGCGTGCTGCTGCCGCTCGCCGCGCCCGGCCTCGGCGCAGCGGCGACGATGGTCTTCATCTCCGTCGTCACCGAGCTGAACGCGACGATCCTGCTGTCGCCGATCGGCACGCGCACCCTCGCGACGCAGGTCTGGAGCGATACGTCGACGCTCGCGTTCGCCGCCGCCGCGCCATACGCGGCGCTGCTCGTCGCGTTGTCGCTCGCCGCGGCGGCGCTGCTGTTCGTGCTGCTCGGCGGTGCGCGCGCCGCCGGGCGGCGACGCATGACGTTCAAATTTTCTGCGAAACCATGA
- a CDS encoding ABC transporter ATP-binding protein, translating into MSELRIDRVCKSFDGHAVLHDVSLAVGRGALLALLGPSGSGKTTLLRILCGFERAERGTVDIDGQRVAGPGVHVPPEARRIGYVPQEGALFPHLSVADNIAFGLPRAQRRAHHRVAELLDMVGLPAAFAQRAPQQLSGGQQQRVALARALAPKPSLVILDEPFSSLDASLRLETRAAVVDALAAARATAVLVTHDQPEALSLGDEVAVLWHGRLVQTARPETLYRQPATRELAMFIGDAVLIEGVVERGFVVCALGYLPLRAPLPDGPVDALLRPEQIRVRRMHEPRDDCTHWRDAIVLDATFGGQDAYLDAQLVDFPGARVRARVPGYRCPSAGERIALAIDDDVIAYPRCRSTNDL; encoded by the coding sequence ATGAGCGAACTCCGAATCGACCGCGTGTGCAAATCCTTCGACGGCCACGCCGTACTGCACGACGTGAGTCTCGCCGTCGGGCGCGGCGCGCTGCTCGCGCTGCTCGGCCCGTCCGGCAGCGGCAAGACGACGCTGCTTCGCATCCTGTGCGGTTTCGAGCGTGCGGAACGAGGAACCGTCGACATCGACGGGCAACGCGTCGCCGGCCCCGGCGTGCACGTGCCGCCCGAAGCGCGGCGCATCGGCTACGTGCCGCAGGAAGGCGCGCTGTTTCCGCATCTGTCGGTCGCGGACAACATCGCGTTCGGCCTGCCGCGCGCGCAGCGCCGCGCGCACCATCGCGTCGCCGAGCTGCTCGACATGGTCGGGCTGCCCGCCGCGTTCGCGCAGCGCGCGCCGCAACAGCTATCGGGCGGCCAGCAGCAGCGCGTCGCGCTCGCCCGCGCGCTTGCGCCGAAGCCGTCGCTCGTGATTCTCGACGAACCGTTCTCGTCGCTCGATGCGTCGCTGCGCCTCGAAACGCGCGCGGCGGTCGTCGACGCGCTCGCGGCCGCGCGCGCGACCGCCGTGCTCGTCACGCACGATCAGCCCGAAGCGCTGTCGCTCGGCGACGAGGTCGCGGTGCTCTGGCATGGAAGGCTCGTGCAGACGGCGCGGCCCGAGACGCTGTATCGGCAGCCCGCGACGCGCGAACTCGCGATGTTCATCGGCGATGCGGTGCTGATCGAAGGCGTCGTGGAGCGCGGCTTCGTCGTCTGCGCGCTCGGATATCTGCCGCTTCGCGCGCCGCTGCCCGACGGCCCCGTCGATGCGCTGCTGCGCCCCGAACAGATTCGCGTGCGGCGCATGCACGAGCCGCGAGACGATTGCACGCATTGGCGCGACGCGATCGTGCTCGACGCGACGTTCGGCGGTCAGGATGCCTATCTGGATGCGCAACTCGTCGACTTCCCCGGCGCGCGCGTGCGCGCTCGCGTGCCGGGATATCGGTGCCCGTCGGCGGGCGAGCGCATCGCGCTCGCGATCGACGACGACGTGATCGCGTATCCTCGTTGTCGTTCAACGAACGACTTGTAA